Proteins encoded in a region of the Azospirillum thiophilum genome:
- a CDS encoding MbtH family protein, producing the protein MAFDREDITFKVLVNHEEQYSIWPDYKAVPAGWREAGKSGPKADCLAFVEQVWTDMRPLSLRRQMDEAAAR; encoded by the coding sequence ATGGCGTTCGACCGCGAGGACATCACCTTCAAGGTGCTGGTCAACCACGAGGAACAATATTCCATCTGGCCGGACTACAAGGCGGTTCCGGCCGGCTGGCGCGAGGCGGGCAAGAGCGGCCCCAAGGCCGACTGCCTCGCCTTTGTCGAGCAGGTGTGGACCGACATGCGGCCGCTCAGCCTGCGCCGCCAGATGGACGAAGCCGCCGCGCGATGA
- a CDS encoding thioesterase II family protein encodes MTSATTPASGRAAAPAMRLLCLPYSGASAMIYARWKRLVPSWLEVVPVELPGRGRRMDEPPRTDLTALAVELADELAPETRGPFALFGHSLGGLLAFELAHALRGRGLGEPRMLFASAAAAPSRREDGRWAEPLDDDGLIAEMRRLSGTAEEVFGNRDLLEMALPVLRADFLLCGRYAYRRRPPLDCPIRVFGGMQDDIAADRLRAWSAETRGESTLEMFDGDHFFLRAHERPLLDRLAEWLGRPADRPDAIAATA; translated from the coding sequence ATGACGTCCGCGACCACGCCCGCTTCCGGCCGCGCGGCAGCACCGGCGATGCGGTTGCTCTGCCTCCCCTATTCCGGCGCCAGCGCGATGATCTATGCGCGCTGGAAGCGCCTCGTTCCGTCCTGGCTGGAGGTGGTGCCGGTGGAGCTGCCGGGCCGCGGCCGGCGGATGGACGAGCCGCCCAGGACCGACCTGACGGCCCTGGCCGTCGAGCTGGCGGACGAGCTGGCTCCGGAAACGCGCGGTCCCTTCGCCCTGTTCGGGCACAGCCTGGGCGGTCTCCTCGCCTTCGAGCTGGCCCATGCGCTGCGTGGGCGTGGCCTGGGGGAGCCGCGGATGCTCTTCGCCTCGGCCGCCGCCGCTCCCAGCCGGCGCGAGGACGGGCGCTGGGCCGAGCCGCTGGACGATGACGGGCTGATCGCCGAGATGCGCCGGCTCAGCGGCACGGCGGAGGAGGTGTTCGGCAACCGCGACCTGCTGGAGATGGCCCTGCCGGTCCTGCGCGCCGACTTCCTGCTGTGCGGCCGCTATGCCTACCGCCGCCGTCCGCCGCTGGACTGCCCGATCCGGGTGTTCGGCGGTATGCAGGACGACATCGCCGCCGACCGGCTGCGGGCCTGGTCGGCGGAGACACGGGGGGAATCCACCCTGGAGATGTTCGACGGCGACCATTTCTTCCTGCGCGCCCACGAGCGTCCGCTTCTCGACCGGCTGGCGGAATGGCTGGGCCGGCCGGCGGACCGCCCCGACGCCATCGCCGCGACCGCCTGA
- a CDS encoding TauD/TfdA family dioxygenase, with protein MAERSFTIEDFPHARGGLPLLVRARDPQVDLLDAFAAVEPLVRDWLPRCAGILFRGFALGPAAQSVERFRAFAAAFGHPLLSYEFGSTPRTNVTSGVYTSTEYPADQHIPLHNEQAYTRDWPMRIWFHCVQAAPVGGETPIADSRAIHRRIPADIRERFERRGLMYVRNYGNGLDVPWQRVFNTDDRAAVEAYCRDHRILCDWKEDGELRTRQICQATARHPVTGEAVWFNQAHLFHVSNLPEEARAALLDILDEEDLPRNVYHADGGPIDPADLAAIRAVLAEETVLFPWQTGDVMMLDNMLAAHARTPFSGPRKVVVAMADPHSAG; from the coding sequence ATGGCCGAGCGTAGTTTCACGATCGAAGACTTTCCCCATGCGCGCGGCGGCCTGCCGCTGCTGGTGCGGGCGCGCGATCCGCAGGTGGACCTGCTCGACGCCTTCGCCGCCGTGGAGCCGCTGGTGCGCGACTGGCTGCCGCGCTGCGCCGGCATCCTCTTCCGCGGCTTCGCGCTGGGCCCGGCGGCGCAGTCGGTCGAGCGCTTCCGCGCCTTCGCCGCCGCCTTCGGCCATCCGCTGCTGAGCTACGAGTTCGGGTCGACCCCGCGGACCAACGTGACGTCGGGCGTCTACACCTCCACCGAATATCCGGCCGACCAGCACATCCCGCTGCACAACGAGCAGGCCTATACCCGCGACTGGCCGATGCGGATCTGGTTCCATTGCGTCCAGGCGGCTCCGGTCGGCGGCGAGACGCCGATCGCCGACAGCCGGGCGATCCACCGGCGGATTCCCGCGGACATCCGCGAACGGTTCGAGCGGCGCGGCCTGATGTATGTCCGCAATTACGGCAACGGCCTGGACGTGCCCTGGCAGCGGGTGTTCAACACCGACGACCGCGCGGCGGTGGAGGCCTATTGCCGCGACCATCGCATCCTCTGCGACTGGAAGGAGGATGGCGAACTGCGCACGCGCCAGATCTGCCAGGCGACGGCCCGCCATCCGGTGACCGGCGAGGCGGTGTGGTTCAACCAGGCCCACCTCTTCCACGTCTCCAACCTGCCGGAGGAAGCCAGGGCGGCGCTGCTCGACATCCTCGACGAGGAGGATCTGCCGCGCAACGTCTATCACGCCGACGGCGGCCCCATCGATCCGGCCGACCTCGCCGCCATCCGTGCGGTCCTGGCCGAGGAGACGGTGCTGTTCCCGTGGCAGACCGGCGACGTGATGATGCTCGACAACATGCTGGCCGCCCATGCCCGCACGCCCTTCAGCGGGCCGCGCAAGGTGGTGGTCGCCATGGCCGACCCCCATTCCGCCGGCTGA